The Flavobacterium sp. IMCC34852 genome contains the following window.
AAGATTATCCGAATATGTACGTATCTACGGGATTGCACGATTCACAGGTACAATATTGGGAACCGGCGAAATGGGTTGCCAAATTGAGGGTTTTAAAAACAGATAATAATCAGTTATATTTGGATACCAACATGGATACGGGTCATGGCGGAGCGTCGGGAAGGTTTGAAGCCATTAAAGAAATCGCTAAAGAATATAGTTTTTTGTTAGATTTAGAAGGAATAAAAAGATAGTTTAAAATATTTTATTAAATTTGCAACGTTTGGAAGTCTGTAAAAAAGGCTTCATAACTACGCCTTGACTAATTTATTTTATGAAAGAAGATATAAAAGCTCACGATAATGTACTAAGTTTAATAGGAAATACACCTCTTATTAAATTGAACAGAATCACAGAATCTTTACCCGGAAATTTTTATGCTAAGGTTGAAGCTTTCAACCCTGGTCATTCCACCAAAGACAGAATTGCGTTATATATTATTGAAGAAGCGGAAAAACAAGGTATTCTAACTCCCGGTGATACTATCATCGAGACTACCTCGGGGAATACCGGTTTTAGTTTGGCCATGGTTAGTATCATTAAAGGGTACAACTGTATCTTAGCCGTTAGTTCAAAATCTTCCAAAGATAAGATTGACATGTTGCGTAGTTTAGGCGCCAAAGTATATGTTTGTCCGGCACATGTTTCTGCCGATGACGAACGTTCTTACTACAACGTTGCCAAACGTTTGCATGAAGAAACCAAAGGTTCGGTATACATCAATCAGTATTTTAACCAATTGAATATTGATGCCCATTACAAGTCAACGGGTCCGGAAATTTGGGAACAAACTAATGGTAAAATTACTCATTTAGTTGCTTGTAGCGGAACCGGTGGTACCATTTCAGGAGCTGCTAAATATTTAAAAGAACAAAATCCGAATATCAGAATTTTAGGTGTTGATGCTTTTGGTTCGGTGTTGAAAAAATACCACGAAACTAAAGAGTTTGATGTTGAAGAAATTTACCCATACAGAATTGAAGGTTTAGGGAAAAATTTAATTCCAACTGCTACTGATTTTGATGCCATTGATCATTTCATGAAAGTGACCGATGAAGAGAGTGCGCATACTACTCGTGAAATTGCTAAAAAAGAAGGATTGTTTGTTGGTTATACTTCGGGTGCCGTTATGCAAGCCATTAAGCAATATGCCGAAGAAGGTGAATTTGATGAAAACAGCAATGTAATCGCCATTTTCCCGGATCACGGTTCTCGATACATGAGTAAAGTGTACAGTGATGATTGGATGAATGAGCAAGGATTCTTTGATAGTGTAAATGCCGAAGAAGCACAAAAAATTGAATTTATCAAGTAATTAGAATTACTTTAAGACATAGAAAACGCTGAGCTTTGCTTGGCGTTTTTTTTTGAACAGATTAAAGTCATCCGGTTATATTGAAATAGATTCGTCATTTTAGCCCCGATAGAAGCAAGCTACCATGTAGCGCGGATAGCGGGAGCATTAGTCAAAGAAACCCAAAATGTTCTGCTCCTAAAAACAAAAAACGCCAAGCAAATGCCTAGCGTTTCTATCTAATACCTAAATTTAATAGCTAATATTATTCTTGCATGGTGTGATATACGTTCATCACATCATCGTCTTCTTCAATTTTTTCTAATAGTTTTTCTACGTCGGCCACTTGATCTTCCGTCAGTTCTTTGGTAATCTGAGGAATTCTTTCAAATCCCGAGGACAAGATCTCCAAACCGCGGTTTTCCAATTCTTTTTGGATGGCACCGAAACTTTCAAACGGCGCGTACATTACGATTCCGTCTTCGTCATCGGCGAAAATTTCTTCTACACCAAAGTCAATCATTTCCAATTCTAGTTCTTCTACGTCTTGACCGGCTGCCGGGATGCGGAAATTGCAAGTGTGATCGAACATGAATTCTACCGAGCCTTGCGTTCCTAAAGTTCCGTTACATTTGTTGAAATAGCTGCGAATATTGGCTACTGTTCGGTTGTTGTTGTCGGTAGCAGTTTCGATTAAGATGGCAATTCCGTGCGGTGCATAACCTTCAAATAACACTTCTTTATAGTTGGCCGTATCTTTATCAGTTGCCTTCTTGATGGCGCGTTCTACGTTTTCTTTGGGCATGTTCGCTGCTTTGGCATTTTGCATTACAGCTCTCAAACGTGAGTTGGCTTCGGGGTTTGGCCCGCCTTCTTTTACCGCCATAACGATATCTTTTCCGATACGCGTAAATGCTTTGGCCATGGCTGCCCAACGCTTCATTTTTCTTCCTTTTCTAAATTCAAATGCTCTTCCCATTTCTGACAGAATGTTTTGTTTTTTATGATTGCAAAAATAAGGGTTTATTCGATTAATGCAAACAAAACCATCATTGTAAATGATGTTCCTTTACTTTGGTTATGGTTTGAAGTTTTTAACATCGTTTAGAATATTGAGCGCTTCCAAAATATGATAGTTTTGTTTGATATTTTTGATTCTTTCGATGTTGCAGCTTTTTAAATAGTCATCGTATTTTTGGTATTCATCATCGGTTGAATTTTGCTCCACAGCTATGGGATAAGTTCTTTCGTTGGTAGACTGGATTTCTTTCCAAAGTAAATTCATCTTAGCTACATCATCAAAAACGGCCGAAAACTGGAGTGGTATCGGAGGCAAGTCGTTTTCGTAAAGCGGATTTATTTTCGCATTGAGTATTTTAATATCTGAAGCTAATTTGTCATTGTCAATTCGGTATTGACTTAAATTGATGACATTGGTTTTTATGCGCTCGTTGGCCAAACGATTGTATTTGACCTTGATGCCGATTTCATCGTTTTTTAAAGCGGTTTTATTGCTGTCTTCCCGTGGCATTTGTTTGTCAAACAAAACCGGAATTTCTACATCAGGTATAATGCCGCTGTATTGGTTGCTTTTTCCGGTAACGCGGTAAAATTTTTCTAAAGTCAGTTTTAAAAACTCATCGTTTTCACTGTTTAACGGAAATATTCGCTGCATAGAAGCTTTGCCCAAAGACCGGTTTCCAATAATTAAGGCGCGACTGTAATCTTGCATGGCATTGGCAAAAAATTCACTGGCCGAAGCTGAAAAACCATTGATCATTACAATCATCGGACCATTATAAATAGTACCGCGATTCATGTCTTTGAGAATTTCTTTTTTGTTTTTATTGTTGTTCATTACAGCCAACGGTCCGGCATCGATAAATAAACCCGAAAGGCGAATGGCTTCTTCCATAGAACCGCCGCCGTTGTTTTCTATATCAATAATTAATCCGTCGATTCGGTCTTGTTGCAGTTTGTAAATTTCTTTGGCTACATCACCGCTGACACTCGATTTTCCATTCTCAAAAGTGGCATAGAAACTTGGAATTCGAATATAACCAAATGTGCTGTTTTCTTTTTTTAATTTAAAGCTGTATACATTATTCTGATAATCTTTCATTACCTTTTTGTTCAGTTGAACGCTGAAGGTTTCACCGCTTTTTTTTCTGAAGGTGAAATCGGCAGTTTTGTATTCGTTTGAAGTAATGATTTCATCAATTTTTTTCATCGAAGAGCAGGCAATTTCATATTCTTCGTTTTTGTATTTGACTTTTAATACGGTATCGCCTTTGCTGATTTTTTCGGTAAAGTAGGCCGAACTTCCCGGAATAATATCGTCTACAGTCATTTCGTCATTCTCATTGGTAGAAAGGTAGAGCCCAAAAGTAAGGTTGTCGGAACTCACCGTGGAGTAAAAGGACGACTTTTCGCTTTGGGAAAAATATTCGGTATGCGGATCAAAATAAGAGCAAAAAACGGTAAAGAAAACCGAATTGAACTCGGCTTTACTCATCTCGTAACTGTGAATTTTGCATTCGCTTTTTTCAAAAACCTTAGTTTTACTAGCTGCGGCCAATTTTTCAAAATTAGCGGTAAGCGAATCTTTATTGGTGCTCAATTCGGCCACATCCCGAAGTATATTATAGAGTAACCTTTTTTTGTATAAATGTTTTAACTCTTTTTCTTCTTTAGCATAAGGAAAAGCCTCTTTGGAGAATTGTACTTTTTCGGCACTGTTTAACGGGAAAGGTTCCTTTTTGATAGCCGCCAATAGTACTTTGTATCTTGTGATGGTTTTGGAGTAAGCTGTATAAAAATCGTCTAAAAAGCTGCAATTATTTTCCTTGAGATAATCATCGATTTTGCGTTCGTGCTTTTGAAGCGCTTTGATTTCGGGCTCAATAAACAAGCGATTTTCTTCGTCTAATTGACTGAGGAATGTTTTAAAAACATAAACCGATAAACTATCGTCTACCGGTTTAGGTTTATAGTGGTTTTCCTGAATAAGCAAGTTGATTTTTGATAAAGTTTCACAAGGATTCTTTTCGGTTTGTCCAAAAAGAAGGAAAGGGAATAAACTCGCTGCTACAAGAAATTTGGTCACATTTATGGTTTTTTATAAAAGGGTAATTTAACCACTTTTGCTTTTACTTTATTGTTTCTGATTTGGATGTAGATGTCGCTGTCAACCGCTGAAAACTCAGTTTTAACATAACCCATTCCGATTCCTTTCCCCAAAGATGGTGCCATAGTTCCCGAAGTTACAATTCCGATATTATTACCTTCAGCATCAACAATTTCGTAATCATGACGCGGAATGCCTCTTTCTACTAATTCGAAACCAATTAGTTTGCGGCTAACACCGGCTTCTTTTTGTTTTAAAAGATTCTCCGAATTGGTGAAGGTTTTGTTGAATTTGGTAATCCAACCCAAACCGGCTTCTAATGGAGAAGTAGTATCATTGATGTCATTTCCATACAAGCAGAATCCCATTTCTAAACGCAAGGTATCGCGTGCTGCTAAGCCAATTGGTTTAATGCCAAAAGCAGCGCCGGCTTCGAATACTTTGTTCCAAACTTGTTCAACGTCTGAATTTTTACAGTAAATCTCAAATCCGCCAGAACCGGTATAACCTGTGGCAGAAATAATGACATGTTCAATCCCGGCAAACGGGCCGACTTCAAAATGGTAATATTTAATAGCCGATAAATCCACTGAAGTTAGCGATTGCATGGCTTCTACGGCTTTTGGTCCTTGGATGGCCAACAAAGAATAGTCTTCAGAAATATTTTTCATGTCGACACCTAAGTCATTGTGCGAAGCAATCCAATTCCAGTCTTTTTCAATATTAGAAGCGTTTACTACCAATAAATATTGGTCTTCTTTCATACGGTAAACGATTAAATCGTCTACAATTCCACCATCGTTATTAGGTAAACACGAATATTGTGCACGCCCGATTTCTAATACCGAAGCGTCATTAGATGTTACTTTTTGAATCAGTGCCAAAGCATTCTCTCCCGTAAGCAAAAATTCTCCCATATGTGACACGTCAAAAACGCCCACGCCATTTCTTACGGTTTCATGTTCGGCATTCACACCTTCATATTGAACCGGCATGTTGTATCCGGCAAACGGTACCATTTTGGCTCCTAAACTTTCATGAACGTGTGTTAAAGCTGTGTTTTTCATTATCAATTAAATTGTGTTGTTGTTGTTTGTTTTAAATTTTGATATTGTAATTGTCATTAAAAATTATTTTCTAACAAATGGCGGTAAAAGTTTGGTGGCTACTTCTCCGAACCCGATACGAATAGAACTGTTTTTGCAGTATCCTTTCATAATTACCGTATCGTTATCGTTGATAAATTTGCGTTCCGAACCATCATTCATGGTAATTGGATTTTTTCCGCCCCAAGTCAATTCCAGCATAGAGCCAAAGCTATCCGGTGTCGGTCCCGAAATGGTTCCTGAACCCATCATATCACCCGAATTTACGCGACAACCGTTTGAAGTATGATGTGCCAATTGTTGTGACATGGACCAATACATGTACTTAAAGTTTGATTTTGAAACTAAAGTCGGTTCCACATTTTCAGGTTCTATATAGACTTCTAAATTGATGTCGAAAGCATTTTTCCCTTTTTGTTGTAAATAGGGAAGCGGCATAGGTTCTTGGTTAGGTCCTTTGCAACGGAAAGGTTCCAAAGCATCCATAGTAACAATCCAAGGAGAAATTGACGAAGCAAAGTTTTTGGCTAAGAAAGGCCCGAGTGGCACATATTCCCATTTTTGGATATCACGTGCGCTCCAATCATTGAGTAAAACCATACCGAAAATATAATCTTCAGCTTCTGTTACCGGAATGTTTTCGCCCATGATATTGGCATCGGTAGTAATGAAAGCGGTTTCTAATTCGAAATCGACTGAGCGTGACGGACCAAAAACAGGGGTAGTTTCACCATTGGGTAGGGTTTGACCCATTGGTCGGTGAACCGGAATTCCCGATGGAATAATGGTAGAACTTCTTCCGTGGTATCCAACCGGTATGTGTAGCCAGTTTGGCAACAAGGCATTCGCCGGGTCGCGGAACATTTTACCTACATTAGTGGCGTGTTCTTTACTCGAATAAAAATCAGTATAATCACCAATCAATACCGGAAGTTGCATTTCTACTTCTTCCATTTTAAAAATCACTATTTCTCGGTGCTCCGGATTATCTCTTAGTTTTGGGTTATTGCTGTCAAAAATATCTCCAATACGGTTTCTGACTAAGCGCCATGTTTTTTTTCCGTCCGAAATAAAATCATTTAGCGTGTCTTGCATGAACATATCGTCAGTCAAATCAATTCCTTCAAAATAATTTAACTGTTGCAAGGCACCTAAATCGATAGCATAATCGCCAATTCTTGTGCCGATAGTAATTACGTCTTCCTTAGTCAGAAATACACCA
Protein-coding sequences here:
- a CDS encoding PLP-dependent cysteine synthase family protein — encoded protein: MKEDIKAHDNVLSLIGNTPLIKLNRITESLPGNFYAKVEAFNPGHSTKDRIALYIIEEAEKQGILTPGDTIIETTSGNTGFSLAMVSIIKGYNCILAVSSKSSKDKIDMLRSLGAKVYVCPAHVSADDERSYYNVAKRLHEETKGSVYINQYFNQLNIDAHYKSTGPEIWEQTNGKITHLVACSGTGGTISGAAKYLKEQNPNIRILGVDAFGSVLKKYHETKEFDVEEIYPYRIEGLGKNLIPTATDFDAIDHFMKVTDEESAHTTREIAKKEGLFVGYTSGAVMQAIKQYAEEGEFDENSNVIAIFPDHGSRYMSKVYSDDWMNEQGFFDSVNAEEAQKIEFIK
- the fahA gene encoding fumarylacetoacetase → MPNTTNNPNRKSWLNVPTDSDFPIQNIPFGVFLTKEDVITIGTRIGDYAIDLGALQQLNYFEGIDLTDDMFMQDTLNDFISDGKKTWRLVRNRIGDIFDSNNPKLRDNPEHREIVIFKMEEVEMQLPVLIGDYTDFYSSKEHATNVGKMFRDPANALLPNWLHIPVGYHGRSSTIIPSGIPVHRPMGQTLPNGETTPVFGPSRSVDFELETAFITTDANIMGENIPVTEAEDYIFGMVLLNDWSARDIQKWEYVPLGPFLAKNFASSISPWIVTMDALEPFRCKGPNQEPMPLPYLQQKGKNAFDINLEVYIEPENVEPTLVSKSNFKYMYWSMSQQLAHHTSNGCRVNSGDMMGSGTISGPTPDSFGSMLELTWGGKNPITMNDGSERKFINDNDTVIMKGYCKNSSIRIGFGEVATKLLPPFVRK
- the gcvT gene encoding glycine cleavage system aminomethyltransferase GcvT — protein: MKNTALTHVHESLGAKMVPFAGYNMPVQYEGVNAEHETVRNGVGVFDVSHMGEFLLTGENALALIQKVTSNDASVLEIGRAQYSCLPNNDGGIVDDLIVYRMKEDQYLLVVNASNIEKDWNWIASHNDLGVDMKNISEDYSLLAIQGPKAVEAMQSLTSVDLSAIKYYHFEVGPFAGIEHVIISATGYTGSGGFEIYCKNSDVEQVWNKVFEAGAAFGIKPIGLAARDTLRLEMGFCLYGNDINDTTSPLEAGLGWITKFNKTFTNSENLLKQKEAGVSRKLIGFELVERGIPRHDYEIVDAEGNNIGIVTSGTMAPSLGKGIGMGYVKTEFSAVDSDIYIQIRNNKVKAKVVKLPFYKKP
- a CDS encoding S41 family peptidase, yielding MTKFLVAASLFPFLLFGQTEKNPCETLSKINLLIQENHYKPKPVDDSLSVYVFKTFLSQLDEENRLFIEPEIKALQKHERKIDDYLKENNCSFLDDFYTAYSKTITRYKVLLAAIKKEPFPLNSAEKVQFSKEAFPYAKEEKELKHLYKKRLLYNILRDVAELSTNKDSLTANFEKLAAASKTKVFEKSECKIHSYEMSKAEFNSVFFTVFCSYFDPHTEYFSQSEKSSFYSTVSSDNLTFGLYLSTNENDEMTVDDIIPGSSAYFTEKISKGDTVLKVKYKNEEYEIACSSMKKIDEIITSNEYKTADFTFRKKSGETFSVQLNKKVMKDYQNNVYSFKLKKENSTFGYIRIPSFYATFENGKSSVSGDVAKEIYKLQQDRIDGLIIDIENNGGGSMEEAIRLSGLFIDAGPLAVMNNNKNKKEILKDMNRGTIYNGPMIVMINGFSASASEFFANAMQDYSRALIIGNRSLGKASMQRIFPLNSENDEFLKLTLEKFYRVTGKSNQYSGIIPDVEIPVLFDKQMPREDSNKTALKNDEIGIKVKYNRLANERIKTNVINLSQYRIDNDKLASDIKILNAKINPLYENDLPPIPLQFSAVFDDVAKMNLLWKEIQSTNERTYPIAVEQNSTDDEYQKYDDYLKSCNIERIKNIKQNYHILEALNILNDVKNFKP
- a CDS encoding YebC/PmpR family DNA-binding transcriptional regulator, translating into MGRAFEFRKGRKMKRWAAMAKAFTRIGKDIVMAVKEGGPNPEANSRLRAVMQNAKAANMPKENVERAIKKATDKDTANYKEVLFEGYAPHGIAILIETATDNNNRTVANIRSYFNKCNGTLGTQGSVEFMFDHTCNFRIPAAGQDVEELELEMIDFGVEEIFADDEDGIVMYAPFESFGAIQKELENRGLEILSSGFERIPQITKELTEDQVADVEKLLEKIEEDDDVMNVYHTMQE